The following proteins are encoded in a genomic region of Aptenodytes patagonicus chromosome 13, bAptPat1.pri.cur, whole genome shotgun sequence:
- the UBALD1 gene encoding UBA-like domain-containing protein 1 gives MDELKHQVMINQFVLAAGCAADQAKQLLQAAHWQFETALSAFFQETNIPYSHHHQMMCTPANTPATPPNFPDALTMFSRLKASESFNSSSPVASMATSPPPPAPPLPQHGAFNPTWPAASPPGQQQSMWTPAPPAQPTGWPAAVSQQATAEQKANVTMEAER, from the exons ATGGACGAGCTCAAGCACCAGGTGATGATCAACCAGTTCGTGCTGGCGGCCGGCTGCGCCGCCGACCAGgccaagcagctgctgcaggcggCCCACTGGCAGTTCGAG actGCTCTCAGTGCTTTTTTCCAAGAAACAAATATCCCCTACAGCCACCACCATCAGATG ATGTGCACTCCCGCCAACACGCCGGCCACGCCGCCCAACTTCCCTGATGCCCTCACCATGTTCTCCCGCCTCAAGGCCTCCGAGAGCTTCAACAGCAGCAGCCCCGTGGCCTCCATGGCAActtccccgccgcccccggccccgccgctgccccagCACGGGGCCTTCAACCCCACCTGGCCCGCAGCTTCGCCCCCCGGCCAGCAGCAGAGCATGTGGACTCCGGCCCCCCCGGCGCAGCCCACGGGCTGGCCAGCCGCCGTCTCCCAGCAGGCCACGGCAGAACAGAAGGCCAACGTGACCATGGAGGCAGAGAGATGA
- the C13H16orf96 gene encoding uncharacterized protein C16orf96 homolog, which yields MSVTITLAELADMAFGTADGGSPRVGALRLLLRGLLEHLHPQEATAQVGEDERRLLEPVAGGKPCSLRQQPWLGRAEGQPSRPSGPPGTAELPAPGRPAAEAWQMVQLKKRMEVTEEGMTKAGLEELRERSVQQDEHGHLLRSILDRMLSSQELSPKPSQESAHESPCRLSWLLEQHEAVGTHVSRHESQLQQHANSGTLEDVAARLEEVPAEMRHLQDGGEKGLDFGREVLGKVGQLQEQCTRLQEAVERLWGDTKDTQKADKAALETKVSQEELQHAMVQLSEMMQDLLQRMSLLDQDRQKALEKLLSEMDTKLDCAALAPLQAQLEQVWRLTQQCLCQGPCCSANRAAGFKRQLFDPVKCISCNRPLAMAPAPHLVTIRKASQLLRPHTASASSSNCLAWRLPGRESEGSGRVSRGGPTSPVGPLSSSSSLVTVCPCRDPADFACKNREVDILGINGVVYKGRLSSLAANRAITVGKDFPDRGATPGHRVSSGQAVQTPEPACPAHPKATKTPQPRSQHTAEMRRAPKYGSHYVSPYSRAATQMKTRSSGGRWQAATGGSRTAGI from the exons ATGAGCGTCACCATCACGCTGGCGGAGCTGGCAGACATGGCCTTCGGCACGGCCGACGGCGGCAGCCCCCGGGTCGGCGCCCTCCGCCTCCTCCTGCGCGGCCTCCTGGAGCACCTCCACCCGCAGGAGGCCACGGCGCAGGTCGGGGAGGACGAGAGGCGTCTCCTGGAGCCTGTGGCCGGGGGGAAGCCCTGCTCCCTCCGTCAGCAGCCgtggctggggagggcagaggggcagcCGAGCCGCCCCAGCGGGCCCCCAGGCACCGCAGAGCTGCCGGCCCCGGGCAGGCCGGCCGCCGAAGCGTGGCAAATGGTGCAGCTGAAGAAGAGGATGGAGGTGACTGAGGAGGGGATGACGAAG GCTGGTCTGGAGGAGCTGCGAGAGCGGTCGGTGCAGCAGGACGAGCACGGCCACCTCCTGCGGAGCATCCTGGACCGAATG ctCTCCAGCCAGGAGCTCAGCCCCAAGCCCTCACAGGAGTCAGCCCACGAGTCCCCATGCAGGCTGAGctggctgctggagcagcacGAAGCCGTGGGGACCCATGTCAGCCGCCATGagagccagctccagcagcacg CCAACTCGGGGACCTTGGAGGACGTGGCTGCCCGACTGGAGGAGGTGCCGGCCGAGATGAGGCACCTGCAGGACGGAGGAGAGAAG GGGCTGGATTTcggcagggaggtgctgggcaAGGTggggcagctgcaggagcagtgcACAAGGCTGCAGGAAGCTGTGGAGCGGCTGTGGGGTGACACCAAGGACACCCAG AAAGCAGACAAGGCTGCACTGGAGACCAAAGTgagccaggaggagctgcaaCATGCCATGGTCCAGCTGAGCGAGATGATGCAGGACCTGCTGCAGAGGATGTCCCTGCTGGACCAGGACAGgcagaaagccctggagaagctCCTCAGTGAGATGGACACCAAG ctggaCTGTGCGGCGCTGGCTCccctgcaggcacagctggagcaggtGTGGAGGCTCACCCAGCAGTGCCTCTGCCAGGGACCCTGCTGCAGTGCCAACCGTGCCGCCGGCTTCAAGAG gcagctctTTGATCCAGTGAAGTGCATCTCCTGCAACAGACCCCTGGCCATGGCCCCGGCACC GCACTTGGTGACCATCCGAAAGGCCAGCCAGCTCCTCCGGCCCCATACAGCCAGTGCCAGCAGCTCCAACTGCCTGGCATGGCGGCTGCCAGGGAG ggagaGCGAAGGGAGTGGCAGGGTCAGCCGGGGGGGCCCCACGAGTCCTGTCGGGCCACTGTCCAGCTCCAGTTCCCTCGTCACCGTCTGTCCCTGCAGAGACCCTGCAGACTTCGCCTGCAAGAAC AGAGAAGTGGATATTTTGGGTATCAACGGGGTTGTTTACAAGGGCAGGCTGAGCTCGCTGGCTGCCAACAGGGCCATCACTGTGGGCAAGGACTTCCCAGACAGGGGAGCAACCCCAGGGCACCGCGTTAGCTCCGGCCAGGCTGTGCAGACACCTGAACCAGCATGTCCTGCTCATCCCAAAGCAACGAagaccccccagccccgctcccagcaCACCGCGGAGATGCGCCGTGCTCCCAAGTATGGCAGCCACTACGTGTCCCCATACTCAC GTGCTGCCACGCAGATGAAGACACGCTCCTCGGGGGGCCGGTGGCAGGCTGCCACGggtggcagcaggacagcaggcaTCTGA